In the Blastocatellia bacterium genome, one interval contains:
- a CDS encoding sigma-70 family RNA polymerase sigma factor, whose product MELTDTEIIERTLNGEPEAFNTLVRRWERQIYSLAFRMLGRDEEAYDICQETFLSAYRNLSKFRGDSKFSSWLYRIAINCCHNRIRSRGHSDISLDQQLENQGFEPVTDTENLTDGLQREQIAELVRRGLAGLPPDMRQVIVMKEYQGLKFQEIAEILNIPVSTVKTRLYTGLEQLKQRLSHLKSIL is encoded by the coding sequence ATGGAACTTACGGACACGGAAATTATAGAGCGAACACTCAATGGTGAGCCAGAAGCCTTTAATACGCTGGTTCGGCGGTGGGAGCGTCAAATTTACTCATTAGCGTTTCGGATGCTTGGACGTGATGAAGAGGCTTATGATATTTGCCAAGAAACCTTTTTATCTGCATATCGAAACTTAAGTAAATTTCGGGGTGATTCAAAGTTTTCATCTTGGCTTTATAGAATTGCAATTAATTGTTGTCATAATCGTATACGCTCACGAGGCCATAGTGATATTTCTTTAGACCAACAATTAGAAAATCAAGGATTTGAACCTGTAACAGATACAGAAAATCTAACAGATGGTCTTCAACGTGAACAAATTGCTGAACTAGTAAGACGCGGTTTAGCTGGACTTCCACCAGATATGCGACAAGTAATAGTAATGAAGGAATATCAAGGGCTAAAGTTTCAAGAAATAGCAGAAATTCTTAATATTCCAGTTAGTACAGTAAAAACCAGGCTCTACACAGGGCTAGAACAATTAAAACAGCGTTTAAGCCACTTAAAAAGTATTCTCTAG
- the hemL gene encoding glutamate-1-semialdehyde 2,1-aminomutase — protein MSENKHVAGERSASLFAKAQQHIPGGVNSPVRAFRAVGGGPLFIAKASGAEITDADGRTYIDYVGSWGPMILGHAHPEVVAAIQDAATRGTSYGAPTELEVEFAEEIKLAVPSIEKVRLVSSGTEATMSAIRLARGFTGRDKIVKFVGCYHGHSDALLAKAGSGIATFGLPDCPGVPAETVKHTLTLPFNDETALELLFQEIGSELAAVVLEPVPGNMGCVLPKVEFLEKLRKLTTKSGTLLIFDEVITGFRLGRGGAQGLYNIKPDLTCLGKIIGGGLPVGAFGGRSDIMDFLAPVGSVYQAGTLSGNPLAVTAGLATLRILKDESIYTKLAEKTSQLVTSTVNAANEAGVPVTINKIGSIFTCFFTKQEVTDWDSAKTSDTAKFGRFFREMLRAGIYMAPSQFEVGFVGAAHTDEHLERTAIAARKAFKAIS, from the coding sequence ATGTCAGAAAATAAGCATGTAGCTGGGGAGCGATCTGCTTCACTATTTGCTAAAGCACAACAACATATACCAGGAGGCGTTAATAGCCCTGTTCGTGCCTTTCGTGCTGTAGGAGGTGGGCCGCTCTTTATTGCTAAAGCTTCTGGAGCAGAAATAACTGATGCCGATGGACGAACATATATTGATTATGTTGGATCCTGGGGGCCAATGATCCTTGGGCATGCTCATCCAGAAGTGGTTGCAGCTATTCAAGATGCTGCAACTCGTGGCACTTCCTACGGCGCACCAACAGAACTTGAAGTTGAATTTGCAGAAGAAATTAAACTAGCTGTCCCATCAATAGAAAAAGTTCGCTTGGTTAGTTCTGGCACAGAAGCAACAATGAGTGCTATCCGTCTAGCACGTGGTTTTACTGGTAGAGATAAAATTGTTAAATTTGTTGGTTGCTATCATGGTCATAGCGATGCACTTTTAGCTAAAGCTGGTTCTGGTATTGCAACTTTTGGACTACCTGATTGCCCCGGAGTACCAGCCGAAACCGTTAAACACACTTTGACCTTACCTTTTAATGATGAAACAGCTTTAGAACTTTTATTTCAAGAAATCGGCTCAGAACTTGCAGCCGTTGTTTTAGAGCCTGTTCCAGGAAATATGGGCTGTGTCCTTCCTAAAGTAGAGTTTTTAGAAAAATTACGCAAATTAACCACTAAATCAGGCACCTTGTTAATTTTTGATGAAGTTATTACAGGTTTTCGCCTAGGTCGTGGCGGCGCACAAGGTCTTTATAATATAAAACCAGACCTAACTTGTTTAGGAAAAATCATTGGTGGAGGCTTGCCAGTAGGGGCTTTTGGAGGACGTTCTGACATAATGGACTTTCTTGCTCCTGTTGGATCAGTCTATCAAGCTGGCACTTTGTCAGGTAATCCTTTAGCTGTTACTGCTGGACTTGCTACATTAAGAATCTTAAAAGATGAGTCAATTTATACAAAATTAGCTGAAAAAACGTCTCAACTAGTTACTTCAACTGTGAATGCAGCAAACGAAGCAGGCGTTCCAGTAACAATTAACAAAATAGGTTCAATTTTTACTTGTTTCTTTACTAAACAGGAAGTAACAGATTGGGACTCAGCTAAAACATCAGACACGGCTAAATTTGGGCGGTTTTTCCGTGAAATGCTAAGAGCAGGCATTTATATGGCACCATCACAATTTGAGGTCGGTTTTGTTGGTGCTGCTCATACAGATGAACACTTAGAACGTACAGCCATAGCAGCAAGAAAAGCTTTTAAGGCAATCTCATGA
- a CDS encoding succinate dehydrogenase/fumarate reductase iron-sulfur subunit: MNLVLYVWRQKNAQSAGQMVRYDAKNVSPDMSFLEMLDVVNEELIAKGEDPIAFDHDCREGICGSCGVMINGQAHGPKKATTTCQLHMRSFSDGAEIYIEPWRAKAFPVIKDLVVDRSSFDRIIQSGGYISVSTGNAADANALPVPKSNADRAMDAAACIGCGACVASCPNGSAMLFTSAKIAHLNLLPQGQPERKERVLNMVDTMDAEGFGSCTNHRECEAACPKEIDIDFIARMNRDYFWASLTYQKPSARGGGE, encoded by the coding sequence ATGAATCTAGTGCTATATGTTTGGCGACAAAAAAACGCGCAAAGTGCAGGTCAAATGGTGCGTTATGATGCAAAAAATGTTAGTCCAGATATGTCTTTTTTAGAAATGCTGGATGTAGTCAACGAAGAATTAATTGCTAAAGGCGAAGACCCTATAGCTTTTGACCATGATTGTCGGGAAGGTATTTGTGGTTCATGTGGTGTAATGATCAATGGTCAAGCTCATGGGCCAAAGAAAGCTACTACAACTTGTCAACTTCATATGCGTTCATTTAGTGATGGTGCAGAAATTTATATTGAACCTTGGCGAGCAAAAGCTTTTCCAGTAATAAAAGATTTAGTTGTAGATCGTTCATCTTTTGACAGAATTATTCAATCAGGCGGCTATATCTCTGTTTCAACTGGAAATGCTGCTGATGCTAACGCTCTACCTGTACCAAAAAGTAATGCTGATCGTGCTATGGATGCTGCTGCTTGTATTGGTTGCGGTGCTTGTGTAGCGTCTTGTCCTAATGGTTCAGCTATGTTATTTACTTCTGCTAAAATTGCTCACTTAAACTTACTTCCTCAAGGTCAACCAGAACGAAAAGAAAGAGTATTAAATATGGTTGATACCATGGATGCAGAAGGATTTGGTAGTTGCACTAATCATCGTGAATGTGAGGCTGCTTGTCCAAAAGAAATTGACATAGATTTTATTGCTCGAATGAACCGCGATTATTTTTGGGCTAGCTTAACTTACCAAAAACCAAGTGCGCGTGGTGGTGGTGAGTAA
- a CDS encoding fumarate reductase/succinate dehydrogenase flavoprotein subunit: MKLDAKIPSGPIEKKWDKHRFDMKLVNPANKRKYTVIVVGSGLAGGSAAASMAELGYNVKCFCYQDSPRRAHSIAAQGGINAAKNYQNDGDSIYRLFYDTVKGGDFRAREANVYRLAQISVNIIDQCVAQGVPFAREYGGLLANRSFGGAQVSRTFYARGQTGQQLLLGAYQALSRQIHLGKVKMFPRTEMLDVVLINGQARGIITRDLVTGKIEAHYGDAVVLGTGGYGNVFYLSTNAKNSNTTAIWRAFKRGAGFGNPCYTQIHPTCIPVSGDYQSKLTLMSESLRNDGRIWVPKQKGDKRPAQQIPEDERDYYLERKYPSFGNLVPRDVASRAAKDACDDGRGVGDTGLGVYLDFGDAIKRSSENVIREKYGNLFDMYQRITDENPYKQPMRIYPAVHYTMGGLWVDYNLMSTIPGLFVIGEANFSDHGANRLGASALMQGLADGYFVIPYTIGNYFGTNTLEKADTSHPAFKQTETEVLDRIKKLLSIKGKRTVDSIHRELGKLVWDKCGMARNAEGLKDALEKVPAIKEEFWNNVNVVGSGEEFNQSLEKAGRVADFLELAELMFMDALEREESCGGHFRTEYQSPEGEAMRNDEQFSHAAVWEYQGDGQKPLRHKEELSFEYVHLAQRSYK; the protein is encoded by the coding sequence ATGAAATTAGATGCCAAAATACCTTCTGGCCCAATTGAAAAGAAATGGGATAAACACCGCTTTGATATGAAGTTGGTTAACCCAGCCAATAAACGAAAATATACTGTAATAGTTGTTGGATCTGGGCTTGCTGGTGGTTCTGCTGCCGCTTCAATGGCTGAACTTGGTTATAATGTTAAATGTTTTTGTTACCAAGATAGCCCACGCCGCGCCCATAGTATTGCAGCTCAAGGAGGTATCAATGCAGCTAAAAACTACCAAAATGATGGCGATAGTATTTATCGCTTGTTTTATGACACGGTTAAAGGTGGAGATTTTCGCGCTCGTGAAGCTAATGTTTACCGTCTAGCTCAAATTAGTGTCAATATCATTGATCAATGTGTTGCTCAAGGTGTTCCTTTTGCTCGTGAATATGGCGGACTATTAGCTAATCGCTCTTTTGGTGGTGCGCAAGTTTCCCGTACTTTCTATGCTCGTGGTCAAACAGGACAACAACTTTTACTAGGTGCTTATCAAGCTCTTTCCCGCCAAATTCATTTAGGGAAAGTAAAAATGTTTCCTCGAACAGAAATGCTAGATGTAGTTTTAATAAATGGTCAAGCACGAGGAATTATTACTAGAGATTTAGTTACAGGCAAAATAGAAGCTCATTATGGAGATGCTGTAGTTTTAGGAACTGGTGGTTATGGTAATGTTTTTTACCTTTCTACTAATGCTAAAAACTCTAATACTACAGCTATTTGGCGAGCCTTTAAGCGGGGTGCTGGGTTTGGCAATCCTTGTTATACACAAATTCACCCTACTTGTATTCCTGTAAGTGGAGATTATCAATCAAAACTTACCCTAATGAGCGAATCGCTTCGTAATGATGGTCGTATCTGGGTGCCAAAACAAAAAGGTGATAAACGTCCTGCACAGCAAATTCCAGAAGATGAGCGGGATTATTATTTAGAAAGAAAATATCCTAGCTTTGGTAATCTTGTTCCTCGTGATGTGGCTTCTCGTGCTGCAAAAGATGCTTGTGATGATGGCCGAGGCGTTGGAGATACTGGTTTAGGGGTTTACCTAGATTTTGGTGATGCAATCAAACGCTCAAGTGAAAATGTGATTCGGGAAAAATATGGAAATCTTTTTGATATGTACCAACGAATTACAGATGAAAATCCTTATAAACAACCTATGCGTATTTATCCTGCTGTCCATTATACCATGGGTGGTTTATGGGTAGATTATAACCTAATGAGTACAATTCCAGGGCTATTTGTAATTGGAGAAGCAAACTTCTCTGATCATGGAGCAAATCGACTTGGAGCTAGTGCTTTGATGCAAGGGCTTGCAGATGGTTATTTTGTTATTCCTTATACTATTGGTAACTATTTTGGTACTAACACTTTAGAAAAAGCTGACACATCTCATCCAGCCTTTAAGCAAACTGAAACAGAAGTTTTAGATAGAATTAAAAAGCTACTTTCAATTAAAGGTAAGCGAACTGTAGATTCTATCCATCGTGAACTAGGAAAACTAGTTTGGGATAAATGCGGAATGGCCCGTAATGCTGAAGGGTTAAAAGACGCTCTAGAAAAAGTACCTGCTATCAAAGAAGAATTTTGGAATAATGTTAATGTTGTTGGTAGTGGTGAGGAATTTAACCAATCGTTAGAAAAAGCAGGGCGTGTAGCAGACTTTTTGGAACTTGCAGAGCTAATGTTTATGGACGCTCTAGAACGTGAAGAATCTTGTGGCGGTCATTTCCGTACCGAGTACCAAAGCCCAGAAGGTGAAGCAATGCGTAATGATGAACAGTTTAGCCATGCGGCTGTTTGGGAGTATCAAGGCGACGGCCAAAAACCCCTCCGACATAAAGAAGAACTTTCATTTGAATATGTACATCTTGCACAACGGAGCTATAAATAA
- a CDS encoding succinate dehydrogenase cytochrome b subunit: protein MDKLLALYKSSLGKKYIMAITGLMGFGFVLMHMLGNLQIYQGQVNGVYTLDKYAETLRSFGPMLYIARIGLLTIVIVHIVAAWQLTAMSHRGRPVKYHKWVATGSDYASRTMRVSGPILLLFIIYHLLDFTFGTVNPGFQAGHVHENVVRSFSNPFISIFYIVAMLSLGIHIYHGLWSLFQTLGANNPKYDGLIRAFAASSTVLVVVGNISIPVCVMLKVVN from the coding sequence TTGGATAAGCTACTTGCTCTTTACAAAAGTTCATTAGGCAAAAAATATATTATGGCTATTACTGGTCTAATGGGCTTTGGTTTTGTGCTAATGCACATGCTTGGTAATTTGCAAATTTACCAAGGCCAAGTTAATGGCGTTTATACATTAGATAAATATGCAGAAACCTTAAGATCTTTTGGCCCAATGCTTTATATTGCTCGTATAGGCTTACTAACTATAGTAATAGTACATATTGTTGCTGCTTGGCAGCTAACAGCAATGAGTCATAGAGGCCGACCTGTAAAATACCATAAATGGGTAGCAACAGGCTCAGATTATGCGTCTCGCACTATGCGTGTCAGTGGGCCAATACTTCTACTTTTTATCATTTACCACCTATTAGATTTTACCTTTGGCACTGTTAATCCAGGTTTTCAAGCTGGACATGTTCATGAAAATGTAGTTCGTAGTTTTTCTAATCCTTTTATTTCCATTTTCTATATTGTTGCAATGCTTTCACTTGGAATACATATATATCACGGCTTATGGAGTTTATTTCAAACTCTAGGAGCAAACAACCCTAAGTATGATGGCTTAATCCGTGCTTTTGCAGCATCAAGTACTGTCTTAGTTGTGGTTGGAAATATTTCTATTCCCGTCTGTGTAATGTTAAAGGTGGTGAACTAA